From one Humulus lupulus chromosome 8, drHumLupu1.1, whole genome shotgun sequence genomic stretch:
- the LOC133793450 gene encoding uncharacterized protein LOC133793450: MTKLMMIVFVSVKMVKDCGLMIMGLEMEADPFGGSSDEGEQRPNSQSVEQENKSVRGRTWMSRNTKKRSEGHLTPVEYNEYGQLVGGSRSNVSSQLGSVVRATVSININSWKDVSVVDKNKIWDTMKKTYDLDPKQKQQMLKDAGKYFRNWKTNLTRVHVYDALKKYPNEFPPALPFGFENVITPDEWLAFVNSRLTPEWQRKREEMQNYRALNKYNHNLSRGGYVRIEEMLMEQSGKSLTELDRADLWSMGRRNAKGELIGEASEIQKKYCKCSYLIMLICQIISLYI, translated from the exons atgacgaagttgatgatgattgtatttgtttccgtgaaaatggtgaaggattgtgggttgatgataatgggtcttgag atggaggctgatccttttggtggtagttctgatgagggagAGCAACGCCCTAATTCTCAGTCAGTGGAGCAAGAAAATAAATctgtgagaggacgtacatggatgtctagaaacaccaaaaaaaggagtgaaggacatcttactcctgttgaatacaatgagtatggtcaactagtgggtggatctagaagtaatgtttcatcacagcttggatcagttgttcgagcaactgtgtccatcaacattaacagttggaaagatgttagtgtggtggataaaaataaaatatgggacacaatgaag aaaacttatgatttggaccccaaacaaaagcaacagatgttgaaggatgcgggaaagtacttccgaaattggaagactaatcttactagggtacacgtttacgacgctttgaaaaaatacccaaatgagttcccgccagctttgccatttggatttgagaatgtcataactccggatgaatggttagcgtttgtgaactcaagattaactcccgagtggcaaagaaagagagaggagatgcaaaattatcgagcactgaataaatacaatcacaacctctctagaggaggctatgtgcgtattgaagagatgttaatggaacaaagtgggaaaagtctgactgaacttgatagggcagatttatggagcatgggtcgtcggaatgcaaaaggagagctaattggagaggcctctgagattcaaaaaaaatattgtaagtgctcatatttaataatgttgatatgtcaaattattagcttatatatataa